The genomic window AAAATACCAAAGAGCAGCTTAGTAAAACCATTAAAGAAGAAGGTGGAACTGTCGCCGAATTCTCCATCGAAAGTACTATCCAGGAAACCGATAAGATTAAACAATCTACCGACTCTTTAAAAGAAATTACTTCCTATCGTACACAAGGTTATTTAGTGGCCAAGGTTCCCTCTGAGAAGCTAGACGAATTTACCAATACCATCGCAAAAATGGCGGTTTTTGTAGATAACCAATCGATGAAGATGGACGATCAAAGCATCGCCTATTTATCCAATAAGCTTAAAGCACAGAATCGGGTCGATGCGATTGAAAAGATTAATAAAGTAGCCTCGAAGAAAAGTGCCAATGTAGAATCTTCTCTTTACATCAAAGACGATTATGTAGACAAGAGAATTGAGAATATGCAAATCGATAGCCGTGTAAAATTCAGTACCATTACCCTTAATTTTTATCAGGATAATACCGTTAAAACGATGATTGTGGCCAATGACAATCTGTACGACTACCGTCCGGCATTTATTAACAGACTTTGGTTGGGTATTGTAAATGGCTGGACGATTTTTAAAGAAATCATCATCGCAATTTCCAATTTATGGATGTTGATATTGGTAGGTATTGCAATCTTCTTTACTATAAAATATTTTATTCGTAAGAATAAATTAGCAATAGATGAAGCGACTAAAAATATGATTGATCAGGCTAGGCAATAAGAATCTATCTCCTTCAACTACGCTACCAATGACAGATTAAATAATCGACCGTCATTCCCGCGCAGGCGGGAATCTTAAAGTTTATAGCATTAGGATTCCCAATCAAGTTGGGAATGACGATACCTCGTGACCTATCATCGTCATTCGCTCTCCTTCGGTTGGTGATTCACCAACCGATATTTATTTCTTTGCTTTAACCGCTAAACCCTTAACCTTGGTTTTATTATCACTTACAAAAGATTCCCAGCCTGAATAGGTTTTGGATTTTCCACCTGAGGTAATTTTTTGGAAAGAATGACAAACTGCAACAGCTAAACCATCAGTAGCATCTAAAAACTCTGGTGTTTCTTTAAAGTTTAACAAACGTTGCAACATCGCTGCTACTTGCTCTTTAGTCGCATTTCCGCTGCCTGTAATGGATTGTTTGATCTTACGTGGAGAATATTCAGTCACCGAGATATTTCTGGAGAGCGCAGCTGCAATGGCAATGCCCTGTGCGCGGCCTAGTTTCAACAATACCTGAATGTTTTTTCCATAAAACGGTGCTTCAATGGCCAGAACATCAGGTTTGTACTGATCGATCAAAACCACTGTTTTTTCGAATATCCGCTGAAGCTTAAGAAAAGGATCATCCAAATGGGTCATCTTTACCACCCCTAAACTGATCAGTTCTGTTTTATTTCCCTTCTCTAAAATTACGCCATAACCCATCACCGCTGTGCCTGGATCAATGCCCATAATAACCCGTTCCTTTTTTTCGTTCAACATTACAGCAATATTAAGCATATTTGCAAACTAAAAAGATAATCTTGACAGGCAAGAACAAAAAAATATTATCAATTTTCATCAAAGCTGCAATCGTAATATTTGCTTTTTGGTTTATTTACCATAAGCTCGTTGCGAATAAAAATCTGCATGATTTTAGTACATTATTAAAAAATATCCCTCAAACAGAAATTATTACGATAATTGGTATCGTGGTGTTATTGATGTTTGTGAATTGGTTTTTGGAGGCAGGAAAATGGAAATACCTCATGAGCCACATCGAGCCTATCAGTTTTTATCGCGCCATCGAATCGGTATTTTGCGGATTAACACTGGCCATTTTTACACCCAACAGGCTAGGCGAGTATGGAGGAAGGGTATTTTTCCTTTCACCTAAAAGAAGGATTGTGGGCATTGTGGCCATGAGTGTGGGCAGCATCGGTCAACTGGTATTAACGAATGTTTTTGGTGCTGTTGCAGCTTGTTTTTTTGTTTATCGTTTTATCCCGATCGATCAGGTGCTGTTTATTGCAGTAGTATTTTTAGCGGTATTTTTCTGTCTGTTTTTCCTGATCTTCTACTTTAATATCCGATGGTTAAATGGGATTTTGCTCTCCATTAAATTCACAAGGAAATACAAGAAGTTTTACAGCATTTTAGGTCGTTACCGAAAAAGAGAGTTGTTCAAAATCATCACTTATTGTTTTGCCCGTTATCTGGTATTTAGCTCGCAATATTTCATTCTGTTTATCTGGTTGATACCAGGTTTGCATTATGCAGATATCATTATGATGACCTGTTTGCTCTTTTTAGTACAATCGGCATTACACCATCACTTGATCTTTTTGATGTGGGTATCAGAAGTGTTACCGCTGTTGAATTATTTAAACATGTAACTGATCAACATGTGGCCGTTATTGCATGTACTGCAAGTATTTGGCTCATAAATATTATAATTCCTGCTATCTTAGGCACTTATTTCGTTTTTAAACTCAATTTTTTTGGAAATCTTAAATCTAATTAGTCTAATATCTGCTGCTTTAACCTTAATCTATGGTTTTTTAGTCCTTAATTTTATCAGAGGATGGCATAACCTGGTTTATTTTACTCCACAAAAGTCTGATCCTCAAACCAAAGTGTCTATCATTGTTGCCGCTAGGGATGAGGAAGCCAATATCACCAAAACCATTGATGACCTGGTTGCACAGCGATACCCTAAGGTTTTAACCGAAATTATTATTATCGATGACCATTCTACCGATCGTACGGCAGAAATTGTATTAAGTTATGCAGACCGCAATGTGAAGCTGATTAAGCTGAATGAAGACAGGGTGTTGAATTCATACAAAAAAAAGGCTATACAAACTGCAATAGGAACTTGTTCTGGGGATCTGATCATCACTACCGATGCCGATTGCAGGATGGGCGCAGATTGGCTGGCTACCATTGTAAACCTATATGAGCAGAAAGATTATAAAATGATTTCCTCTCCGGTAGCCTATTTTCAGGAGAAGAGTTTCTTTGAGCGCCTGCAATCGTTAGAATTTCTATACCTTATTGGTTTGGGGGCTTCTACTATTGGCAATAAAGAACCCTCTACCTGTAATGGCGCAAATTTAGCTTACGAGAAAACAACCTTTTATGAAGTTGGTGGCTTTCAGGGCATAGATGACCTGGCTTCGGGTGATGATGAGTTACTATTGCATAAAATTGCAGCCAAGTATCCTGATCAGATCGGTTTTCTCAAAAATAGAGAAGCCATTGTGTATACGCATGCAAAAGAAACCTTGGGCGCATTTATTCAGCAACGCAAACGTTGGGCTTCGAAAAGCACCCGTTATAAAAATAAGGCCATTATCATATTAGGGGTTCTGATTTGGATCTTTAACCTCACTATTCTGGCAAACTTTATCACCGGGCTTTTTATTCCGGGTTTTTTAACCATCACATTTTATCAATTATTGGTTAAAATGGTTTTAGAAACCTTATTTTTATGGGATGTAACCGGCTTTGCTAAAAGGCGCAGTTTACTCATTTTAATCCCTGTTTTAAATGTGCTGCATGTGCTTTATATGGTGTACATCGGCATTGCTGGGAACAGTGGAAAATACAATTGGAAAGGCAGAATGGTTAGATAATGGATAATAGCCCATCAAAAAAAGTATGGTTAAAGTTTAAGCGGAATAAATTTGCCTTTGGCGGATTGGTCTTTATTTTACTTTTGATGGTTATGGGTATTTTGGGCTATTTAATTATTCCTGATGATTCTCCAAATGCGAACGTTCAGATTCTCCAGTTAAACAAAAAGAAACCCGGAAGTACATTTACGTTTTTAATTGTAGGTAGGAGCCCAAAAGTAGAAAAACTTAACTTTTTCGAAAGAATGTTAAACGGGCAGACACCAACTTTTAAAAGTATCCCGATTACTTCTTACAAGATAAAAGGAAAAGATGTTTTTGTGCAGGAATATATTGGCGAGGATGAAAAAGCCAAGACAACCAGGTACGAACTGAAAGATTTATGTCCAAGTTGTGTTTTACCTTCAAAAATAGGAACACCACAAGCGCTCTTCGAAGAAAATAACATCTATACACGCACCTATATTTTAGGCACAGATATTTACGGACGTGATTTATTAAGCCGGTTGATTTTAGGTATCAGGGTTTCGTTATCAGTAGGTTTAATGGCTGTTCTCATCTCTCTTTTTATAGGCGTGAGTTTAGGGGCCATTGCTGGCTATTTTGGTGGTCGCGTAGATGCGGCGATCAGTTGGTTTATGAATGTAGTTTGGTCATTGCCCTCTTTACTGCTGGTAATTGCCATATCATTCGCTTTAGGTAAGGGGTTCTGGCAGATTTTTATTGCGGTAGGCTTATCAACCTGGGTCGATGTAGCAAGGTTAGTACGCGGGCAGGTAATGGCTTTAAAAGAAGTCGAATTTGTGGAGGCCGCAAGAGCCCTGGGTTTTAGCACAAGTAGAACAATTATCAAACATATATTACCGAATATTGCGGGGCCAATTTTAGTTGTTGCTTCATCTAATTTTGCTTCAGCCATATTGCTGGAAACAGGGTTAAGCTTTTTGGGCTTTGGCGCTCAACCACCTATGCCAAGCTGGGGGAGCATGATTAAAGAACATTATGGATATATTATTATGGATGCAGCCTACTTAGCGGTTTTGCCCGGGTTAGCCATTATGTTTACGGTTTATGCCTTTAATGTTCTGGCCATAGGCTTACGCGATGCATTTGATGTAAAAGGACAGAATGTAACCGTTTAAATCCTATCATAAAAAAAGCAGTACCATCACGATACTGCTTACCCTTAAAAACAAAACTTAATCGTTTGTTATAAGTTTGATTATTTTGCTTTGTTCTTATCGAAAGAGAACCTTCGGGCAATACTAAAACCCCAACGGTACTGTCCCTTAAGCCAAGAGGTATTGGTATCGGTAATAAATTGCGATTCCTGTATGGCTGTGGCATTAGTGAAATTAAGATGGAAAATATGACCGCCAGTTTCAAACTCCAGTCCGGCACCAAGCGTCTTGTAATATTGCGTTCCCAAGGTGTTTTCGAGGTAGGCTTTTTTATCTTTATCTCTGAATGGAATGGTATAATCGGCAACAAAAGCCATCCGTTTAGTGATCTTAATACGCCCACCAACCGACAGTGCAAGCATATCGTTCTGATCTCCAAAAACAGTAAAGTTGCGGTGTACGTATGATGGCATTACCAGCATCGAGAAGTTCGAATTAAATTTACGGGCAATTACAGCTTGCACTACATAGGTCAAACGGTCTTGAAATTTGCTGTAAGCATTCACGGCTGTTGGGTCAGTTGAAGCTTTTACGGCTGCAATAGTTGTACTGCCAAACAATGTTACCGCTACCGGTACTTTTTCATCATCTGTTTGTTCCAGCAACCGATATTTTAAGTTTCCTTCGTACAATTGTGTTACAATTCCAGCGCCTTTTGCCCTGGCTAAGCCTACAGAAAGTTTATCGCTGATTCCATATTCAAAACCGATACGGATATCGGTTGATTGATCCAGACCAAAAAAGTTTTTAACCCCACCGCCTGATCCGGCAATGTCTCCAAACCGGTGATCTACCCTGAAATCCATCTCATTTTTGTAGATGGTTTCATTGGTTTGTATGTTAATGAGTTTGGTTGCTTTAAATGTGGCTTTTACATTCTTTTTTTCTACAGGCATCTGCAATGCATTTTCGAGCGAATCCTGTGCAGAAGCAACTATTGGTAAACAAATGGCAAACAAGTATAAAAGTGATTTTAGATGATATTTCATAAGGTTTTATTTTTTAGGTTGATAAGTAGCCGTCATTTTTACCTGTATGGTTTCGGCAATTTGTTTGAAAACAATTGTTGGGATTTTGATGTCATGATCAGCAAGCTTAACATTAAAGGCCGAACTGGCCTTTATTTCATCAGCAGTAATAATCAACGATCCTTTTGCCTGGTATGCTTTGGTAACCCCGTGTATTTGCAGATTTCCTTTTACGGTTATTGGATAGGTGCCTGGTTTTGAAAAATCAATCTGTTCTATAATTTTTCCTTTAAAATCTGAAGTTGGGTATTTATCGCTTTCGATATAATTTTCGTTAAAGTGTTCCTGCATCAACTTCTTCTTAAACTGAAAAGAAGTATTATTGATTTTGAAAATGATATCGTTGGTTTTGGTATTGAGGGCCGAGGCGCCTGTTTTGCTCAACGCGTCTATATCTTCAACAGGTGTTGAAGAGAAAAATGAAGAAGTCACATTTTTACTTACCCATATCTGCGCTTTTATGCCTGTGCATAATAACAAGGCTATTAAGGTGAAAAATAGTTTTTGCATCGGTGTATATATTTAAATTTTTAATGGAACCATCTTGATTAGCGTTAATCCTTATTTATTATTCTGGCATTCCTTTATCAACCCAGGCTTGTAATAATTCCCTTTCGCTGGTGGTTATTGATCCACCTCTTGGCATTGTTTTGGTAACCAGAACAGAATTAGCTACACGTGCATCATTTTTTATTGAGGCTAAACCATTCAATGCCCATACCCCTTTCATTCCCCCATTAGGGCCATGGCAGCTGTTACATTTGGTTTGAAACAATGCCCCCGCAAAATTTGTGTAGGTTACATTCGCAGTGGTTACAGGTGTTGGACCATTGGGTGTTGGTGTTTCGGGCTTTAATTCTTCTGCTTGTTTTTTAGAGCAGGCAAAAAGCAAGGCCGTAATTGCGGCTAATAAAAAGATTAAATTTTGTTTTTTCATAGGTGTTTACTTAAGATTAAAATTGGTGGTAGATTCATGTTTATATCCTCATATTCGATTATGGTACAGGGTTAATAGATTTTTTGCAGGGATGGTCGAATTATTTTTTGCTTTAACCGATATACATAACATGATCAGAAATACAGCAAATAAAATTACGATAACTTGTTTTTTTTCAGCCATATCCGAATTTTTTAAGATTTATGTTCTGTTTATTTGAAAACTATCGCTGTTTTTGTAATAACCATGGGTTTTTAAATAATTTCTATTGAAATCTTAATCGTTACGTGGACTTATTACAATTGGTTGCCTGCAATAAAAAAAAAACACAAAAAAAAGCCGTCCCGATTTTAAATCGGGACGGCTTTCGAGATAAATTCTATCTAAAACCTAATTAAAATCTTCGGCTTTTAATGGCGGGTTAATTTTAATGTCTTTAATTACAACTGAAAGCTCCTGAGAACCTTGTGGGGTTGCCACCGATTGCGTTAAAGTAAATGGAAATAATACATCGCCAACTTTCTTGTAGTTTGAATATTCTGTAGATTGACTAATTTCCGCTCCACCTTTGGTTGTGGTACTTTCATCTTTTAAAAGTAAACCCGATTTGGTGTCGTAATATTCAGTTTTCTTTTTACCCGATGGAGACGTGATGTTTAATTTAAAAGCATCAGCAGTACCTACCTTTGCTGTTCCAGCTGTTTCAATTTTCGTTCCGTCAGTTGCATAGTAGAGTTGACTGCCATAACCTTTATCATCTTTCTTTTCAGCCAGATCATCACCAGTTAATTCAGCTTTTTGACCCATTTGCATCGCATAACCTGTTTTACCATTGTAAACCTGTTTCATCGCCGTTTGGCCGCCCATAGAAATTTCCATGCTGCTTAAGTTAGGCGCCATGTTTTTAATGGTAACCGTCAGCTTTTGACCTTGCATTTCCATTTCACCATTTTGCTGTAATGAAGTGATTTTTTTAATGGCTTCTTCACCGCCAATCGCTTTAATGTAATTTTTGATAATTTCTGCAGGTGCAGTTGTTGGTACAGCAGCAGTTTCAGTTGCTTTAACCGCATTGGCATAGTTATCATAAATCTGTGTTTTAAAACCCGCCTTGGTTAAGCCTGCTGCAAATGCATCAGTTTTGCCCACAATAATAATACGTGTATTATCATGGTTAAAGTATTTTTTAGTTACCCTTAAAATATCATCGGTAGTTACTGCATTTACCTTTTGTAAGTAAGTACGGTAAAAATCTTTCGGTAAGTTATTAATCAAGATATTGCTCGCAAAACCTGCAGTACGTGCCGGATTTTCTAAACCCAATGCAAACGATCCATTGAAAAGATTTTTAGCATTCTGTAATTCATCAGCAGTTACCTTTGTAGTACGGATCGTGTTAATTTCTCTTAAAAATTCTACTACTGCACTGTCAACTTTTTCGTTTCTAACGGCTGCATTGGCTGAAAATTTAGCTTGGAAACGGCCTGAGCCTGTGCTCGAATATGCACCATAAGTAAAGCCATGTTTCTCGCGGAGGTTATCAAATAATCTCGATTCAGAGCCACCACCTAAAATTTGGTTTGCCAATAAAATCGGGAAATAATCTGGGCTGCTCATTGGCAGGTCGATTAAGTTCACAACTGTAATTTCAGATTGAACAGCATTGCTCACATTAATAATGTCAACTTCAGTTTTGGCAGGATTAGCCACTTTAGTAAGTACTGGTAAGGTTAAGGCAGTTCCTTTCCAATCGCCAAATGCTTTCTCTGCTAAGGCCTTTGCTGCTTCTGGTTTAATATCACCGACAAAAGTTAAATAACCCCTAGATGGCGTAATATATTTCTTGTAACTAGCTTTAACATCATCTAAAGTAATACCTGTAATGGAGGCCTCGGTTTCAAACTCTCCATAAGGATGGTTTTTGCCATAAGCCAATGCATTTACCACACGTGCTGAAATGGCTTTTGCACTTTTTTCGTTAGATTTTAATCCAGTAATGGTTTGTGATTTTAGCTTTTCGAAAGATTCTGCAGGGAAAGCAGGTTTACGGATACTCTCAGCCATTAAAGCGAAGGCCTCAGGAAAATAACGGGTTAAAGCAGAAGCAGAGCCCCCATATGCCCCTGCACTTACATCAGCGCCAAGCTGATCTACCGCTTCGTCAAATTGTGCTTTTGTTTTAGTTGTGGTTCCTTCGTTCAGCATACTGCCCATCAAGCCTATTATACCTGCTTTTGTGCCTTCGGTAATAGGGCCTGCGTCGATGCTATAACTTGCTGATACTTTAGGTAGTTTATGGTTTTCTACCACCAAAACAGTTATGCCATTCGCTAATTTGTAAATAACAGGATCGCCAACGGTAATAACGGGTGCCGGGCCTGGTTTTGGTTTGTGGCTTCGGTCTATTGTTTGTGCTGAAATACCTTGAGCCAATAAGGAAACTGCAGCTATAATGAATAATTTCTTCATGTTTTTAATAATTAAAATGAAAAAGCGATCAGCTTATTTCTTAGGTAAGTAACACAATACAACTCTTTGGTTTTTATTCAGGTATTTTTTGGCAACGTCTCTGATCTCCTCACGGGTGATGGATCTGATTACCTCTAATTCCTTGTTGATATCGTTTGTATCCTTATCATGGAAAGTATAACCATCGGCCAGGTTTTCGGCTACACCCAACATTTTACTGTTTGCACTTACGTAGTTGTTTTCGAATTTATTCTGCAGTTTTTTATAATCACTTTCGCTAATCAAATCGGTTTGAAGACGTAAAACTTCTTCATCAATATCTTTTAATAAATCGTTAAGCGGTGTATTCTTATTGGGTAAAGCTAAGGTGATATAAGCGCCATAATCTTCAAGCGAATAGTTAAAAGCGGCAACCTGCAGGGCTGTTTTCTTTTGATCGACCATTTTAGTACTTAATCTCGAGCTCCCACCTTCTGATAAAATAGAGCTGATCATACCTAAAACCTTGCTCTCCCTGCTCTTCATTCCTGGTACACGGTAAGCCGCGAAGATGGCTGGGATCTGGATATTGGCATCGTAAGCGGTATCGATAATTTCTTTGGTAATTTCTGGTAATTTGAATTCTTGACGAACAATTGGTGCGCCTTTAGGTACTTCAGCAAAGTATGATTTTACTAAAGCTTTAGTCTTCTCTATATCTAAGTCGCCAGCAATGGTTAAAACCGCATTATTAGGTACATAATACTTTTTAAAGAAAGCAATAAACTCGCTTAATTTTGCTGCATCTAAGTGTTCCATTGAACCAATTGGCTGCCAACGGTAAGGATGCCCATCAAACAAATGACCGAAAATTTTCTCTGTAAATTTTCCGTAAGGTGAGTTATCTATGCGTAAACGTTTTTCTTCTTTTACGACTTCATTTTGTGTTTTTACGCCACTTTCGTTAATTACCGGGTGTAACATTCTTTCGCTTTCCAGCCATAAACCCAATTCCAATTGGTTTGATGGAAAAAGTTCATAATAAAAAGTACGGTCTTGAGAAGTATTGGCATTGTTCTGTCCGCCGTTACTACTCACTAATTTCATGAATTCACCTTTTTTAATATTATCCGAACCTTCAAATAATAAGTGTTCGAAAAAGTGAGCAAAACCTGTACGCTCGGTTTCTTCATCTTTAGAACCAACATGATACATTACCGAAACGGCAACTACTGGAGCAGTTTTATCTTGGTGTAGAATGACATGGAGGCCATTGTCAAGGTCGAATTCCGTAAACTGTACTTTTTGGGCAGAAGCACTTAAGCACAGACCGGAAATGGCCAAAGCAACAAGAATTCTTTTTTTCATGAGCATATAATAGTTTTTAATGATTTGAAATCAAAGGCAGAAGCGAGCGACGATTTCTTAAATAAGTTAATTTGGTTTTCACTAGAGTGAAATAGAAATAAGGATGGCCTAAAATATGGATTAAAACAAAAAAAGCGAGTATTAAACTCGCTTTTTTTGAAATATTTTATCTCCAGGCCTTGTATTGGTTAATTAAGCCGTTGGTAGAACTATC from Flavobacterium sp. W4I14 includes these protein-coding regions:
- a CDS encoding hypothetical protein (product_source=Hypo-rule applied; pfam=PF14257; superfamily=58064; transmembrane_helix_parts=Outside_1_250,TMhelix_251_273,Inside_274_297), whose amino-acid sequence is MKRNIIAIAIILTIFGCQKSNEKYASADTVGTQDLSRETADSTAIEKIVKTADMRFRVKNVQNTKEQLSKTIKEEGGTVAEFSIESTIQETDKIKQSTDSLKEITSYRTQGYLVAKVPSEKLDEFTNTIAKMAVFVDNQSMKMDDQSIAYLSNKLKAQNRVDAIEKINKVASKKSANVESSLYIKDDYVDKRIENMQIDSRVKFSTITLNFYQDNTVKTMIVANDNLYDYRPAFINRLWLGIVNGWTIFKEIIIAISNLWMLILVGIAIFFTIKYFIRKNKLAIDEATKNMIDQARQ
- a CDS encoding hypothetical protein (product_source=Hypo-rule applied; cath_funfam=2.40.128.110; pfam=PF04264; superfamily=101874) → MQKLFFTLIALLLCTGIKAQIWVSKNVTSSFFSSTPVEDIDALSKTGASALNTKTNDIIFKINNTSFQFKKKLMQEHFNENYIESDKYPTSDFKGKIIEQIDFSKPGTYPITVKGNLQIHGVTKAYQAKGSLIITADEIKASSAFNVKLADHDIKIPTIVFKQIAETIQVKMTATYQPKK
- a CDS encoding hypothetical protein (product_source=Hypo-rule applied; transmembrane_helix_parts=Inside_1_6,TMhelix_7_25,Outside_26_44); translation: MAEKKQVIVILFAVFLIMLCISVKAKNNSTIPAKNLLTLYHNRI
- a CDS encoding hypothetical protein (product_source=Hypo-rule applied; cleavage_site_network=SignalP-noTM; pfam=PF19089; superfamily=56935); translation: MKYHLKSLLYLFAICLPIVASAQDSLENALQMPVEKKNVKATFKATKLINIQTNETIYKNEMDFRVDHRFGDIAGSGGGVKNFFGLDQSTDIRIGFEYGISDKLSVGLARAKGAGIVTQLYEGNLKYRLLEQTDDEKVPVAVTLFGSTTIAAVKASTDPTAVNAYSKFQDRLTYVVQAVIARKFNSNFSMLVMPSYVHRNFTVFGDQNDMLALSVGGRIKITKRMAFVADYTIPFRDKDKKAYLENTLGTQYYKTLGAGLEFETGGHIFHLNFTNATAIQESQFITDTNTSWLKGQYRWGFSIARRFSFDKNKAK
- a CDS encoding mono/diheme cytochrome c family protein (product_source=COG2010; cath_funfam=1.10.760.10; cleavage_site_network=SignalP-noTM; cog=COG2010; superfamily=46626), encoding MKKQNLIFLLAAITALLFACSKKQAEELKPETPTPNGPTPVTTANVTYTNFAGALFQTKCNSCHGPNGGMKGVWALNGLASIKNDARVANSVLVTKTMPRGGSITTSERELLQAWVDKGMPE
- a CDS encoding cellulose synthase/poly-beta-1,6-N-acetylglucosamine synthase-like glycosyltransferase (product_source=COG1215; cath_funfam=3.90.550.10; cog=COG1215; pfam=PF00535; superfamily=53448; transmembrane_helix_parts=Outside_1_3,TMhelix_4_26,Inside_27_284,TMhelix_285_304,Outside_305_307,TMhelix_308_330,Inside_331_341,TMhelix_342_364,Outside_365_378), yielding MEILNLISLISAALTLIYGFLVLNFIRGWHNLVYFTPQKSDPQTKVSIIVAARDEEANITKTIDDLVAQRYPKVLTEIIIIDDHSTDRTAEIVLSYADRNVKLIKLNEDRVLNSYKKKAIQTAIGTCSGDLIITTDADCRMGADWLATIVNLYEQKDYKMISSPVAYFQEKSFFERLQSLEFLYLIGLGASTIGNKEPSTCNGANLAYEKTTFYEVGGFQGIDDLASGDDELLLHKIAAKYPDQIGFLKNREAIVYTHAKETLGAFIQQRKRWASKSTRYKNKAIIILGVLIWIFNLTILANFITGLFIPGFLTITFYQLLVKMVLETLFLWDVTGFAKRRSLLILIPVLNVLHVLYMVYIGIAGNSGKYNWKGRMVR
- a CDS encoding oligopeptide transport system permease protein (product_source=KO:K15582; cath_funfam=1.10.3720.10; cog=COG1173; ko=KO:K15582; pfam=PF00528,PF12911; superfamily=161098; transmembrane_helix_parts=Inside_1_18,TMhelix_19_41,Outside_42_181,TMhelix_182_204,Inside_205_210,TMhelix_211_233,Outside_234_236,TMhelix_237_256,Inside_257_286,TMhelix_287_309,Outside_310_344,TMhelix_345_367,Inside_368_380), yielding MDNSPSKKVWLKFKRNKFAFGGLVFILLLMVMGILGYLIIPDDSPNANVQILQLNKKKPGSTFTFLIVGRSPKVEKLNFFERMLNGQTPTFKSIPITSYKIKGKDVFVQEYIGEDEKAKTTRYELKDLCPSCVLPSKIGTPQALFEENNIYTRTYILGTDIYGRDLLSRLILGIRVSLSVGLMAVLISLFIGVSLGAIAGYFGGRVDAAISWFMNVVWSLPSLLLVIAISFALGKGFWQIFIAVGLSTWVDVARLVRGQVMALKEVEFVEAARALGFSTSRTIIKHILPNIAGPILVVASSNFASAILLETGLSFLGFGAQPPMPSWGSMIKEHYGYIIMDAAYLAVLPGLAIMFTVYAFNVLAIGLRDAFDVKGQNVTV
- a CDS encoding crossover junction endodeoxyribonuclease RuvC (product_source=KO:K01159; cath_funfam=3.30.420.10; cog=COG0817; ko=KO:K01159; pfam=PF02075; superfamily=53098; tigrfam=TIGR00228); amino-acid sequence: MLNEKKERVIMGIDPGTAVMGYGVILEKGNKTELISLGVVKMTHLDDPFLKLQRIFEKTVVLIDQYKPDVLAIEAPFYGKNIQVLLKLGRAQGIAIAAALSRNISVTEYSPRKIKQSITGSGNATKEQVAAMLQRLLNFKETPEFLDATDGLAVAVCHSFQKITSGGKSKTYSGWESFVSDNKTKVKGLAVKAKK
- a CDS encoding hypothetical protein (product_source=Hypo-rule applied; pfam=PF03706; superfamily=52313; transmembrane_helix_parts=Inside_1_6,TMhelix_7_25,Outside_26_44,TMhelix_45_67,Inside_68_120,TMhelix_121_143,Outside_144_157,TMhelix_158_180,Inside_181_216,TMhelix_217_239,Outside_240_258,TMhelix_259_281,Inside_282_283), yielding MTGKNKKILSIFIKAAIVIFAFWFIYHKLVANKNLHDFSTLLKNIPQTEIITIIGIVVLLMFVNWFLEAGKWKYLMSHIEPISFYRAIESVFCGLTLAIFTPNRLGEYGGRVFFLSPKRRIVGIVAMSVGSIGQLVLTNVFGAVAACFFVYRFIPIDQVLFIAVVFLAVFFCLFFLIFYFNIRWLNGILLSIKFTRKYKKFYSILGRYRKRELFKIITYCFARYLVFSSQYFILFIWLIPGLHYADIIMMTCLLFLVQSALHHHLIFLMWVSEVLPLLNYLNM